Genomic window (Neorickettsia findlayensis):
CAACCTTATACGAGGGTTTTTTCTACGAATGTAAAGTGCGCCAACACCCATTGGGCCGTATATCTTGTGACCAGAAATGCTCATAAGCGAGATCTGCATTTCTTCCACATTGAGTGGGATTTTACCAAAGGCTTGCGCTGCGTCCGTATGAAAGATTATCCCTGCTTCCTTGCATATTTGTCCGATCTCTTTGAGTGGTTGCAGGACACCTATTTCGTTATTTGCGGCCATGATAGAAACCATCAGGGTTGATGGTTTTATAGCTTTTTTGAGTACGTCCAAATTTACAATGCCGTTTTTCTCTACTTGAAGGTAAGTTATTGCGATTCCACTTGTTTCCAAGTTTCTACAGCTATCCAGGACGCATTTATGCTCTGTAGAAAGGGTAATTATGTGGTTTTTCTCATTTGACCGATAAAAATTAGCCACTCCCTTAATAGCTAAATTATTTGATTCTGTTGCACCAGATGTAAAAATGATGTCTTTAGGAGAAGCGCCAATAAGGTGTGCAATCTTTTCACGTGCATTTTCTACAGCGGCCTCAGCATGCCATCCGTATGAATGTGTTCTTGAATGCGGGTTGCAAGGACGGTCAAAGAAACTGACCATTGCCTCAACGACTTCCCGATCAGGTTGAGTTGTGGATTGATTATCAAGGAATATTGGTAACTTCATTTTTCATTTTCCTAGTTGGAACTATGTAATAATCATTCTATACCCTAATGTTGTATAATATCTCCCATGTTGATACAAGCTTTTTCACCTCTTCTTTTGTATTTGAAATCCCCAAGCTTATTCTAATTGCTGACTTAGCCATGTCATTGTCAAAGCCCATTGCACGTAATACATGAGATGCTTCTAGCTGTCCGGATGAACATGCTGACCCATTGCTGACACATATTCCATGCATATCGAAATGCATTAGTTGAGTTGTCCCATCAATTTCTGGGATGATGATACAACTCGTATTTGGAAGTCTTTGAGCTTTCTGGCCCAATATTACAGCCGACTTCATGCGTTTTGATACCTCATCTTCCATGTAATCTCTTAAAGATCTTATATTTTTCATATTTTTTATAGAGGCATTAATAAATGTTGATGCGCTTCCACATGCAGCTATTGCGGCAAGATTTTCAGTTCCGCTTCTGAGGTTTCTTTCTTGTCCTCCTCCCAGGATGAGTGGTTTCAGTTCTTGCAAAAGATCTTTTCTGCAAGCGAGGCATCCAGTGCCAATAATGCCTCCCATTTTGTGTGCAGAGAAAGTAATGAAATCCGGCTGCGTCTCATTAAATCTACAATGAATTCTGGAAATAGCTTGTGTAGCGTCCGTATGTACAAGCGCCTTATGCTCTTTTGCAATTTCCATTATGAGGTCCAGTGGTTGTATAACTCCAGTTTCGCTATTTGCTAGGCACACCGACACTAATTTATAACCGGGGTTTTCCAATAGAGCTCTTTCTAGACTTTCGAGCTTGATAATGCCGTTCTCGTCCACATCGACTTCGATGGGGTTATTAGCAACCTTAAGCGTCGAACTGTGGTCTGTACTGCAAACTATATGGTGGTAATTGCTTGCATTATGAAAAAGCATGTTATTTGCTTCTGTTCCAGAAGCAGTGAAGATAAGGTCATATTCTTCTAAGTTGAGATTTTTTTTTATCAGCCTACGGGCTTCTTCAATAACTTCTCTGGCTTCTTGTCCACGTCTGTGAATTGAGGACGCATTATATGGACGTTTTAAGAGAGTACACGCTTTCTCCACTGCATACCGGAAAGGGGTAGCTGTGGCATTATTATCCATATATATGATGTCTTCCTGATAAGATTCCAGTATCGATCCGTTTTGTATGTTCTTTTCTTGTCTCAGAATATCATCTGAGATGATGTCGTGAAGTGTGATGGACTCAAAAAAATTGTTGAATCTTTTCTCTAAAACAATCCATAAATTATGGGTATAGCATTTCTTTGTTTCTCCCGTACAGCTTTGCTGTCCATCACCACAACGAGTTATTTTTGGAGTGTCAGCTACGGCTTTTAGGATTTGCATTAAGAAGATTGTATCGGGTTTTTTAGCAAGTCTATAACCGCCTCCGGGACCGAGCAGAGAGTCTAAAATTCCTTGTTTTTTCAGGGGTGGTAAAATCAACTCAAGGAATTTCTCAGATATCTTTTGTCTTGACGCAATCTCCGAGGTTTTTACATATTTTTTACTGTTTGAGTGCAACGCAATATCAATAGATGCCACAATCGCATATCTTGTTTTAGCTGTGAGCATAGCGAGCCATTTTCCTCTAGACAAGGGTTATAGAATAACCACGATTCTAACATGCCTTTGCTATACAGTGCACCATCAAATACCTATCAATAAGTATGACATTCGTAATTTAATTTCTTCTTACAGGAAAAATAATGAGTTGTATCCGTAGTATGAGGTATCACTGAGGAGGTATGTTTCTGCTTGTGATCGACTCCTCATTTCCTTTGTGGAAGCAGCTTTGTTTGCTAAAGTTTCCCTGGGACAAGTGCAAATGATTTTGCTAAAAATCGGAGCCCACCTAACGTTGAATGAGACGTGCATATTTCTTATCATCTCTTTGTATGCTTGGCGGGGCTTGTAATGCAAAAGGTACTACTTAATGGACTGATTCTTCTATTTTTTGCTCCCACGTTTTCACTGATTCTACCATCGTTTAGCCCATACGGGTTTGTTTGTGCTTCTTGCTGGTTATTCGGTGAATATCTACTCAACACTCTTGCACTACTTTCTGGGGTTGGCTTTTTGACTTTTGTTTTTGGGGTTGGTTCTGCTTGTGCGGTTACATTTTTGAGTTTTCCGGGTAGAAGACTGTTGAGAATGCTGTTATTTTTCCCGATTGCTGTTCCAGGTTACATAATGGCGCTTTCCTATGTGCAGTTCTTTGGCTTTTCGTCTGAGTTTTCGAGTTTCTTGAGAGATGTTTTTGGTGTGCAGCACTTGCTGAGAATCAACTCTTTGTATGGGGCAATTTTTGTTATGAGCGTCGCGTTTTACCCATATGTCTACATACTGTGCTTAGCTAGGATTTCTTCTATTGGTGGGGCAATAGCAATATCAAGAAGCTGTGGAAAATCTTTTCTTTCCAGTATGTTTGAAGTTGTGATTCCAATAGCGAGACCAGCTATAGTTGGTGGGATCACACTTGTGTTGATGGAAGTGATTTCAGACTTTGGGATAATGCAATTTTTTGGTCTGCAGACCTTTGTAACGGGTATATATAGGAAGTGGTTCCTACTGAATGATGTCATCGGTGCATCGAGGTTGATTCTGTTTTTGCTACTGTTTGTTGTAGGAATGATTTTTCTCGAGAAACTTCTAAGACAAGGTGCTCTTTATTCTAATGTGATAGGGGACCCTCGTTTAGACTGTTGTTGGCACCTTAAGGGCTACAAAGCCGTCCTTGTTCCGCTTTTGCTGTCCTTACTTCCACTTTCAGGTTTAGTTTTCCCAATAGTTTCACTCGCGATTCTAAGCATTGATGCAGTTCCGGATTATAAGCTCTTGTCTCTTACTTTTAAAAGTATCCAGATTGCCTTAATAGTCTCCTTTTTTACAATTCTGGTCGCATCTTTTTTTGTTTATATGGAGAAAAAGAAAAAGATAGGGGCGACTGCCTTTCAGCTGTCCAATTTAGGCTACTCGGTTCCTGGGTTGGTTGTGGGAATGGGCATAATAAACTTTTTCGCTAGCGGTTCGTCATTTCTGTCATATGTACCACTACCAGGGTTGCACATTTTTACGATTGGGACGTTCACAGCCCTGATTTATGCATATGTCTTTCGCTTTCTTGCTCTGGGTTCTAACAGTATAAAATCTGGCATGGAAAAAATACCCAACGAAATTCCTTGGACTATGATGCTTATAGGAAAAAGCGGTTTCATCGATACAGTGCGTGTTTATTCGCCGATGTTGGTTGGGTCTTTGGTTAGTGCTGCTATGCTTATTTTTCTTGATACGCTTAAAGAACTGCCGTTGACTTTGCTTGTGAGGCCTTTCAACTTTGAAACAATGTCCACACGTGTGTACGAGCTTGTCATGGATGAAAGATATGAAGATGCTGCAATGCCAGCACTCATAATGACAGCTATATGTATTGTAATAACTTGGTTTCTTACGCGCAGTGCATACGCTGGAGATTTGCGTAATCTGAAAAAACGATCTAAAATCGGGTGTTTCTGCGATGTTTGCTTAGGTAAGAATGGTTGTTTCGATTGAGTGTATTCCTAGAACCAGTTTTGGTGGACGCAGTGCTGGTGTTTTGCGCAAATCTGGATTCGTGCCGGCTGTTATCTATGGGAAGGACCGAGAAAATATAAACGTTGCCATTTCTGTTAGAGATGTGAGCAAATATTTTACAGCTTTGTCAGGTAGTGGAATTGTGGAGTTGTCTTGCGAAGGGGAAGTGCATAAGGTAGTTCCTAAAGCGTATGAACTCCACCCGGTTTCTTCTGTTGTGTTGCATTTGGATTTTGTTTTTGCTTGTGAACATGCCTCGAAGTTTCAAGTTCCACTCAATTTTATAAACTCTGGAAAGTCCGAAGCGATAAGGCTCGGTGCAATGCTCAATATAGTCAAGCGGACCGTCCTTGTCAGGTGTACGGCAGCCAATCTTCCTAAAAGTATTCCTGTAGATGTAGAGAATGCTAAGGTGGGTGACTCAATCAAGTTCTCTGATCTGATTTTTCCTGATGGGGTTGTGCCGCTTGCGAAGGATGCAAACTCGGTTGTTGCGACGGTTGTGGGTAAGAAAGCTACTAAGGCTGGTACTGCGACTGCTACCGCGTAATGTCGGAGTTTCGCACACTTGTTTTGTGTGGTCTAGGTAATCCAGGATTGCGGTATGTGAAGACGCGGCATAACCTTGGGTTCATGCTGCTTGATTATATTAGGTGTACCTTTTCTTTCCCGGAGTTTCTTCCCAGATTTTCTGGTCTTTTATCTTCAGGGCGGGTTTCTTCCTCTGTTTTACACTTGTTCAAGCCGGTGACCTTTATGAATAATTCCGGTGGGCCGCTTTTGCAGTTAGTCAACTTTTATAAAGTCGAGCTCGAAAATGTAATTGTCTTTCATGACGATATCGATCTTGATTTTGCTAAAGTGAAGATAAAAAAGGGTGGGGGCTCTGGGGGTCATAATGGATTAAAATCTCTTGATGCCAACTTGGGTACGGACTATTGGAGGTTTCGCTTCGGTGTGGGAAGAGGTATGGGTGATCCGGCTGTATATGTTTTGTCGCGTTTCACTGTGCTGGATTTGGAGCGTTTGAATAAGTCATTTAGATTTATTGGTGCGAATCTTCCTCTTCTTTTAAGTAATATTACTATGCACAAAGAGAAGTTCCTTAATGAATACAGTCTCACGGTCAACAAAGAATAGTCCGATAAAATAGTGTGACACACTTCTGCGTACGAGTTTGAATGGATACCACTATCGGTCCGTTGCGCTTTCCTACTCTAGTCTGAAAGTGCTTGATTCCAGTGCTGCAACGATATTTTTATTGTCTACGGCTTGGGCCTCCTTTTCTGCTGCGATAATAATAAGGTTACTTACAACTTGTAATTGTGTGTCGGTCATTTTTGCGGCGGTGTGATCAACGAAATGCATTCCAGAGCTGTTTAAGTTTTGTCGTGCATCGTGTTTCGTATTATAACGTGTTGCAAACGCAATTTTCTCCCCTAAAACCGAGTACATAAGGGTTTCTGCAGGGTAGTTGAGATAATATTCTTCGGTTTCTATGCCTTCCTGGACTATAACACTTGTAATTGCAGTATTACCTTTAGTAATTCCTAACTTTTTACGTTTTTTTTTGTTCATGGAGAGGACTTCTTTTCCACTGCTTGCGGTAAGAATCCCCATACCGTAACTGCCGCTATTTGCTTTAATAAAAACAAATGGTTTTGACGATATATCATACTTCTCGTAGTTTTTCTGGATCTTTTGAATTATTCCATCTACAACATTTGCGAGTCTTATAAGGCTTTCTTGAGTGTCAAAGTTAATGTTATTACAAGCTTCTGAATAAGCACACAATAACCATGGGTCTAACTCAAAAGTGTTGGAGAATTCCTCTACTGTTTTTTCATAGTACGGGAAATACTGACTTTTTGTTCTTTTCCACCAACCTAATAGTGGGGAAGGAAGACACGGCTGAATCACTCCCAAGAGTACAGAGGGGTCAAGCGAAATCATATCATTGTTCAGCACTATTAAATCTGGAATCACACCGCTTTCCGTGATGATTCTTTTATCTTTTATATAAAAAGTTTCTGTGTTTATGTTTTCTATTTTCTGGTCACTAGGATTTCCGAGAATGACGGTGTTTTTTGCATCCTCAAACAGTTTTTTCAGTGCACGAACGTTACTTAAGTAGTGTGTATTCCGGGTATGCGTCTCTATGATCAATAAAATTGTCTTTCCTGTATAGTGCTCATAAATCAGCCTTGTTGCAAGTGCTCGACTTTCATTATTGAGTAGGTGAAATCCGGCCGGAAAGACGTTTACATCTACCGGGGCAAGTTTAAATTTAGCACTCCTTATGTCTGCTGAGAGATACAACAACCCTCCACTAATTCTACTGCGGCACCACCGATGGATTTCCTCTATATTCGTAGAAACTCTTAAGAAATATCTATCCATTGAGAAGAGCGCTCCTTTAGGGATTTATTGTGTCGCGAAGCATTTGTGTAAAAGGGAAGGGAGCAATTCTAGCATGGATTTTCACCTGTGTAAAATAACATTCTTTATTCTGGAAAATTTCCCTAGGACCACTCTGCCTGACAAACAGGCTTTCTGAGCCTCTACGAAGAAACTCAAGAACACCATTGTTCTAATGTGGTAGGTTTCCGTTTTGTTCGCACGAATTGAGTGTACTTGTAGAGTTCATATTTTGCTAGACCAGATGAAATTACAATCACTCTTCTACCACACTTGTCTCGTTGTAGAAATTTGATCTTACATAATGCATCCAGTTTTGTTGAGTGATGACACCGTTGTTTCAGGCGGGTTGATCTAAGGCCTTCACTTGTTTGCAGAAAGAAGATACTCTCGCAAAGTTTATCTGCGCCGATTCTGAATAAGAGTGGAAGGTCCAGGATAATTGTACTCATTCTTCTCCTTCTACAGAGCTTAATGAACGCGTACATTTTTTCTCTAACTATTGGATGAACAATCTGTTCAATCTTTTCTAGTAGATTGGGTTGTTCAATAATACAAGAAAGAAGCTGAGTCCGATTTACTTCTCTTTGATTATTTCTACATCCAAGAATGTCATTTATTGTTCTTATCAATGTGACGTTTTCCCTGTAAAGTGTATGGACAACTTTATCTGCGTCAAATACTGTACAGCGCAGTAGACGGGACAAAATAGACGAAAAATATGTCTTGCCTGAAGCCATTCTTCCAGTAACACCGATAGCTTTCATCAACGAAATTGAGTCCTTATAATCTTGTCATATAGACTCTCGCTGGCTGCAAACAACGCAGAAACAGTCTTCTTTTTATCTATGGAGATTCTTGCTCTTTCTACTCTTAAAAAGATTTGCGCATCTCCTGCAGCAATCACGGGCCTTCTATCATGGTGGTGGACCTTGATCTCTATTATACTATCTCTTGGTAGCACTAGACTCTTAAACCCTTTTGGTATAAATGAATTAATTCCGGTCAGAACAATGCAATGTGAGTTGAGCGATAATACTGCTCCACCCACAGCTAAGTTATATGCTGTGCTTCCTATTGGGGTCGAGACGATCAGTCCGTCTCCGACAAAATTTTCGGTAAGGGTTTTTCCATCTACCATTATCCCAAGCTTTGCTGCTTTTGTGTGGCTCCTGAGAAAATAACAATCATTTATTGCATTCACCACACTGCTGACGTTTTCACCAAAAAACTCCGCATTTAAAACGGGCAGGGTGTACATACTTGCACTCTCTACATCTTCGAGTAAGCGGTCTGGATGAAATTTGTTCAGTAGAAAGCCAACGTTCCCGCAATTTATCCCATAAACAGGTATCTGGCTTTCGATTGTGCTACGCAAAGTGTCAAGCATGAATCCATCGCCACCTAAAGCGAGAATGATTGATGGGTTTACTGCCTCTGGAGAATCAATGCATTTTATTCCGTAACGTGAATCAATAAATGCGGCAACGGATTTTGCCTTTTCTGAGCCAGAAGAAGAATAAAACACCTTTATTGATCGTTTAACAATAAGAGGTCATTGAGCTTGCCGCTCTCGCTGAGGGCTTTTAGATCATCAAAGCCACCTATACACATGTCATTAATAAAAATCTGTGGAACAGTCTTCTTTCCACCTGATTTTTTTACCACAACTGCAGCTAGATCTGGCTCATTGGTAATGTCCACCACCGTGTATGAGATACCTTTCCTGTTGAGCAGTTCCTTTGCCTTGGCACAGTAAGGACAAGACTCCTTCACGTATATTACAGTCTTACGATTCATAATGTGACCGTGATGATATATTGTGGCATTTATAAGCTCACATGATAGGAATATCAAGCTTTTTTAGGTTTTCTGGTTTGTACATGCATGTCGACGAGCTTTTTTAGGAACTCTAAGGTTGCAGATTACTACTAAGTAAGGGTTACACGATGTATCAACAGAGTGATTTCACAAATGTGCTGGTAACACGTATCCTCAAAATTTATGGATTATCACTGACTCAAAGATTCACACTGCATCAACAGAGAAATGCAAAAAGTATTTACCTTTAAAGTTAATGAGTGCAAGAGCAGCCTTATGTTAATTTGAGTGTAAACGGAGATTATTTACCAATGCACACGCAAGCAGTACGACATACTATTTCGGGGTGGACAACGCGAATAGTGAAACGATCGTTAAAAACTGCAAAACTATCCTAAGGAACATCAGGGTATTTCCTGATTTTTTATTGCTCACGAGTATGGATAAAACTCCGACAACTAGAACAAGAAAAGTAACCAAAAGTAAAGTCAAAAACAGGTACACAACTCCTAGTATTTAAGGAAAGTTCTTAATTTTATAGATCGACTCGGGCTTCTCATTTTCCTTAACGACTTTGATTCAATTTGTCTGATTCTTTCTCTTGTTACATTGTACAGTATACCTACTTGTTCTAGAGTGAGATTTGTTCCCCTATTAAGGTCAATTTTCAGAGACTTTAAGTAGTGCTCATCTTCGGGACTGTGCACACTATTACATAGTCCAAACCTATATCTCAGGATTTTTTCTTCTCTTGGGGAGAGCATTGCAAGCGCTTCATCCAGAACTTTCCTCAAGTTTTTTGAGAGAACCACATCCACTTGGCTTACTGCGTTCTTATCTTCTATAAAGTCGCCAAAAGAACCGCTGTTACTGTCATCGCCCACTGGTGATTCCAGACTGATCGGATCTTGATTTACCTTGAGTGACTTCTTAACCTTATCCGGAGAAATCTTAAGTAGATTTGCAATCTCCTCGACGGTAGGTTCTCTGCCATTGAGGTTGTATAGTCTCCTTCTCGTGCGCATTACCTTATTTGCAGTCTCGTGGATGTGTACAGGTTTTCTTACTATACTTCCACAATCTGCTATAGCACGGGTTATAGCTTGTCTGCACCACCAAGTTGCGTATGTAGAAAACTTATGTCCCCTTCTATGATCGAATTTATCTACTGCTTTCATCAGTCCGATATTTCCTTCTTGAATCAGATCAGGGAATGGCATGCCTCTATTAGTGTACTTCTTAGCAATTGAGATCACTAACCTTAGATTAGCTTCTACCATTCTATGTTTTGCCGCATTTGCATTATCCAGGTGAGTAGCAACCTTCCTACTTAGAAAGCTGATACTTTCGTAGTCCATTCCTTCACTTTTTTCTAGCTCTCTGACTGGAGAGAGGAATTCTTCGAGGGAGAAATGCGCGTCGCAAATATTGTGCTTCTTCAGGAGTTCTGACAGAACCTCAGTATTCAGGATGTGCACTTTACTTTTGATTAGGGTTGTTCTATCCAATCCATGTTCCTCTAGGAATGTTAGGAGTACCTTCTTCTTTTCGAGAATAAGCTCGTTCTTTCTTCGAATACTCTCAAAAAACTCAGCAAGAAGCTTTGGGTTGAGCTTCACTTGGTTCAGATGGTTTACTGCAAGAGTGTGTAGCTCTCCGTATCCTGGGTCGAGTATCACCTCACCATCTACAATTTTTACCATCTGCCCTTCTTTCACTTTATCGAGCGCGGATGTGATTATTCCCCCGAGATCTACAAAGATTTCTAAGACCTTCTCCATGAGCTCTTCGTCAGACATCTGGTTTACTTCTTCCGGTTTACCGTCTATGCCTTCAAAGAACTCATCGCCTTTGCTTGTTTCCTCAGTAAGCTCACTCTTTAATCCTGAGTCCGATTCTATCACTTCACGCAGCGAGATCGTGCCTTCTCTGAGTTTTGTTCCGAGGTCTATTATACTTTTCATTACTGAAGGGAAGAGCAAAACCGCGGAAAGCGACTCGAATTTTTCTGCTACAATAGCCTTTGCTATT
Coding sequences:
- a CDS encoding IscS subfamily cysteine desulfurase, with the translated sequence MKLPIFLDNQSTTQPDREVVEAMVSFFDRPCNPHSRTHSYGWHAEAAVENAREKIAHLIGASPKDIIFTSGATESNNLAIKGVANFYRSNEKNHIITLSTEHKCVLDSCRNLETSGIAITYLQVEKNGIVNLDVLKKAIKPSTLMVSIMAANNEIGVLQPLKEIGQICKEAGIIFHTDAAQAFGKIPLNVEEMQISLMSISGHKIYGPMGVGALYIRRKNPRIRLTPLFSGGGQERGIRSGTLPTPLIVGFGKAAEVAAKVMEEEHKRVKFLANKLYKIIKAGIPDVVLNGDPSVRLPGNLNISFPYVEGESIIMAIPEISVSSGSACTSASLEPSYVLKALGVTEDLAHSSIRFSVGRYNTEEEITMAGELLVKKVIRLREMSPLWEMAQEGIDLNSIKWDAS
- a CDS encoding aminotransferase class V-fold PLP-dependent enzyme translates to MLTAKTRYAIVASIDIALHSNSKKYVKTSEIASRQKISEKFLELILPPLKKQGILDSLLGPGGGYRLAKKPDTIFLMQILKAVADTPKITRCGDGQQSCTGETKKCYTHNLWIVLEKRFNNFFESITLHDIISDDILRQEKNIQNGSILESYQEDIIYMDNNATATPFRYAVEKACTLLKRPYNASSIHRRGQEAREVIEEARRLIKKNLNLEEYDLIFTASGTEANNMLFHNASNYHHIVCSTDHSSTLKVANNPIEVDVDENGIIKLESLERALLENPGYKLVSVCLANSETGVIQPLDLIMEIAKEHKALVHTDATQAISRIHCRFNETQPDFITFSAHKMGGIIGTGCLACRKDLLQELKPLILGGGQERNLRSGTENLAAIAACGSASTFINASIKNMKNIRSLRDYMEDEVSKRMKSAVILGQKAQRLPNTSCIIIPEIDGTTQLMHFDMHGICVSNGSACSSGQLEASHVLRAMGFDNDMAKSAIRISLGISNTKEEVKKLVSTWEILYNIRV
- a CDS encoding ABC transporter permease — its product is MQKVLLNGLILLFFAPTFSLILPSFSPYGFVCASCWLFGEYLLNTLALLSGVGFLTFVFGVGSACAVTFLSFPGRRLLRMLLFFPIAVPGYIMALSYVQFFGFSSEFSSFLRDVFGVQHLLRINSLYGAIFVMSVAFYPYVYILCLARISSIGGAIAISRSCGKSFLSSMFEVVIPIARPAIVGGITLVLMEVISDFGIMQFFGLQTFVTGIYRKWFLLNDVIGASRLILFLLLFVVGMIFLEKLLRQGALYSNVIGDPRLDCCWHLKGYKAVLVPLLLSLLPLSGLVFPIVSLAILSIDAVPDYKLLSLTFKSIQIALIVSFFTILVASFFVYMEKKKKIGATAFQLSNLGYSVPGLVVGMGIINFFASGSSFLSYVPLPGLHIFTIGTFTALIYAYVFRFLALGSNSIKSGMEKIPNEIPWTMMLIGKSGFIDTVRVYSPMLVGSLVSAAMLIFLDTLKELPLTLLVRPFNFETMSTRVYELVMDERYEDAAMPALIMTAICIVITWFLTRSAYAGDLRNLKKRSKIGCFCDVCLGKNGCFD
- a CDS encoding 50S ribosomal protein L25, with translation MVVSIECIPRTSFGGRSAGVLRKSGFVPAVIYGKDRENINVAISVRDVSKYFTALSGSGIVELSCEGEVHKVVPKAYELHPVSSVVLHLDFVFACEHASKFQVPLNFINSGKSEAIRLGAMLNIVKRTVLVRCTAANLPKSIPVDVENAKVGDSIKFSDLIFPDGVVPLAKDANSVVATVVGKKATKAGTATATA
- the pth gene encoding aminoacyl-tRNA hydrolase — translated: MSEFRTLVLCGLGNPGLRYVKTRHNLGFMLLDYIRCTFSFPEFLPRFSGLLSSGRVSSSVLHLFKPVTFMNNSGGPLLQLVNFYKVELENVIVFHDDIDLDFAKVKIKKGGGSGGHNGLKSLDANLGTDYWRFRFGVGRGMGDPAVYVLSRFTVLDLERLNKSFRFIGANLPLLLSNITMHKEKFLNEYSLTVNKE
- the gshA gene encoding glutamate--cysteine ligase; amino-acid sequence: MDRYFLRVSTNIEEIHRWCRSRISGGLLYLSADIRSAKFKLAPVDVNVFPAGFHLLNNESRALATRLIYEHYTGKTILLIIETHTRNTHYLSNVRALKKLFEDAKNTVILGNPSDQKIENINTETFYIKDKRIITESGVIPDLIVLNNDMISLDPSVLLGVIQPCLPSPLLGWWKRTKSQYFPYYEKTVEEFSNTFELDPWLLCAYSEACNNINFDTQESLIRLANVVDGIIQKIQKNYEKYDISSKPFVFIKANSGSYGMGILTASSGKEVLSMNKKKRKKLGITKGNTAITSVIVQEGIETEEYYLNYPAETLMYSVLGEKIAFATRYNTKHDARQNLNSSGMHFVDHTAAKMTDTQLQVVSNLIIIAAEKEAQAVDNKNIVAALESSTFRLE
- the coaE gene encoding dephospho-CoA kinase (Dephospho-CoA kinase (CoaE) performs the final step in coenzyme A biosynthesis.), coding for MKAIGVTGRMASGKTYFSSILSRLLRCTVFDADKVVHTLYRENVTLIRTINDILGCRNNQREVNRTQLLSCIIEQPNLLEKIEQIVHPIVREKMYAFIKLCRRRRMSTIILDLPLLFRIGADKLCESIFFLQTSEGLRSTRLKQRCHHSTKLDALCKIKFLQRDKCGRRVIVISSGLAKYELYKYTQFVRTKRKPTTLEQWCS
- a CDS encoding NAD kinase, yielding MFYSSSGSEKAKSVAAFIDSRYGIKCIDSPEAVNPSIILALGGDGFMLDTLRSTIESQIPVYGINCGNVGFLLNKFHPDRLLEDVESASMYTLPVLNAEFFGENVSSVVNAINDCYFLRSHTKAAKLGIMVDGKTLTENFVGDGLIVSTPIGSTAYNLAVGGAVLSLNSHCIVLTGINSFIPKGFKSLVLPRDSIIEIKVHHHDRRPVIAAGDAQIFLRVERARISIDKKKTVSALFAASESLYDKIIRTQFR
- the grxC gene encoding glutaredoxin 3 — translated: MNRKTVIYVKESCPYCAKAKELLNRKGISYTVVDITNEPDLAAVVVKKSGGKKTVPQIFINDMCIGGFDDLKALSESGKLNDLLLLNDQ
- a CDS encoding HIG1 domain-containing protein, coding for MYLFLTLLLVTFLVLVVGVLSILVSNKKSGNTLMFLRIVLQFLTIVSLFALSTPK
- a CDS encoding sigma-70 family RNA polymerase sigma factor, producing the protein MIKGYSSKFHQVVKALITKGVKRGFVTYGELSDSFSDEDFENLNCIEEAISKLEESGIGILEKDEEDELSEEVKEEDEEEDEAADILGHTDDPVRLYLREMSYVKLLSRDDEVEIAKAIVAEKFESLSAVLLFPSVMKSIIDLGTKLREGTISLREVIESDSGLKSELTEETSKGDEFFEGIDGKPEEVNQMSDEELMEKVLEIFVDLGGIITSALDKVKEGQMVKIVDGEVILDPGYGELHTLAVNHLNQVKLNPKLLAEFFESIRRKNELILEKKKVLLTFLEEHGLDRTTLIKSKVHILNTEVLSELLKKHNICDAHFSLEEFLSPVRELEKSEGMDYESISFLSRKVATHLDNANAAKHRMVEANLRLVISIAKKYTNRGMPFPDLIQEGNIGLMKAVDKFDHRRGHKFSTYATWWCRQAITRAIADCGSIVRKPVHIHETANKVMRTRRRLYNLNGREPTVEEIANLLKISPDKVKKSLKVNQDPISLESPVGDDSNSGSFGDFIEDKNAVSQVDVVLSKNLRKVLDEALAMLSPREEKILRYRFGLCNSVHSPEDEHYLKSLKIDLNRGTNLTLEQVGILYNVTRERIRQIESKSLRKMRSPSRSIKLRTFLKY